A stretch of DNA from Nitrospirota bacterium:
GTTCAGCTCGGCCAGGTTCTCCCCCTGGAGTGTGTACTGGTAGAGCGCGTTGCTGATCCTGCCGCCGATTCGCAGGTCCTGCACGGGCTGGAGAAAGGCCGGCGCGCCGGGCACGCTCACGAGCTTCCTCCTGAGCCGCGTGATGATCTCGGCCGCGGTCGCTTTTCGCTTGTCGAAGGGCTTGAGCGAGATGAACATCCGCCCCGTGTTCGTCGTGGACCCGCCCCCGCCCCCGCCGCCGGTGAACCCTATCACATAGTCCACGTCCGGGTCGTCCTTGATGATGTCGACAATCTGGAGCAGCTTCCCCTGCATGGCCTGGAACGACGTGTCCTGCGCCGCCTGGATCGTGCCGGCGATGCGGCCGGTGTCCTGTTCCGGGAAGAAGCCCTTCGGAACGAGGACGAACAGGATCACATTGGCCGCGAGCGTCAGGGCGATCAGCGCCAGCATGAGGCGCGCGTGCCCCAGCGCCCAGCGCAGGCTCCGTTCGTAGCTGCCGTGCATCCAGTCGAACATCCGCCCGCTCGCCCGGTAGAGGGCCCCGTGTTCGCGCTTCCGTTCGGGCTTCAGGAGTGTGGCGCACATCATGGGGGTCGCGGTGAGCGAGACCAGGAGCGAGACCGTGATCGCCGCCGAGAGCGTGACCGCGAACTCTCGGAAGAGCCGGCCGACCATGCCGCCCATGAGCAGGATCGGGATGAACACGGCGACGAGCGAGACGCTCATCGACAGGACGGTAAAGGCGATCTCTTTCGTCCCGGACAGGGCCGCCTGGAACGGCGACTCCCCTTTTTCCCGGTACCGCGTGACGTTCTCGAGCACAACGATGGCGTCGTCGACCACGAAGCCCGTCGCGATGGTGAGCGCCATGAGGGACAGGTTGTCCAGTGAGTAGCCGAACAGATACATGACCCCGAAGGTGCCGATGATGGACACGGCAACGGCGACCGCCGGGATGATCGTGGCCCGGAGGTTCCGCAGGAACCAGAACACCACCAGGATCACGAGCGCGCCAGAAATGAGCAGCGTTCGTTCCACGTCATGCAGCGAGCCCCGGATCGGCGGGGTGCGGTCGAGAACCACCGACAGTCTGACCGAGCCCGGCAGCGACGCCTCGAGCTGCGGCAGCAGGGACCGGACGCTGTCTACGGTCTCGATGATGTTTGCTCCCGGCTGGCGAAACACGATGACCATGACGGCCGGCTTGCCGTTCACGAACCCGGCCGCCCGCACATCCTCCACCGAATCCTGGACGTTCGCCACGTCCGCCAGCCGCACTGCCGCGCCCGACCGGTAGGCGACGACAAGCGGCAGGTACTGTTCCGCCCCCCTCAGCTGGTCGTTCGTGCGGATCTCCCAGGTCGCATCATCCCTTGATACCTGTCCCTTTGGCCGGTTAACGTTCGTGCTGGCCAGCGCGTTCCGCACGGTTTCAAGGCTGATGCCGTATTTGGTGATCGCCATGGGATTCAGGTCCACCCGGACCGCGGGAAGAGAGCTCCCCCCCACGAACACCTGACCCACGCCCTCCACCTGCGACAGCTTCTGCGCAAGGATAGACGAGGCCGCGTCGTACATCTGGGCCCTGCTCGTTGTATCGGACGTGAGCGCCAGAATGAGGATCGGGGCGTCCGAAGGATTGACCTTGCGGTAGGTCGGATTGGCGGGAAGATTGGACGGGAGATCGCCGCGCGCTGCATTGATCGCCGCCTGCACGTCGCGGGCCGCGCCGTTGATGTCACGGTTCAGGTCGAACTGGAGAGTGATGCTGGTCGAGCCTCGGTTGCTCGTCGACGTCATCTCCGCCACGCCAGCAATGCGGCCGAACTGGCGCTCCAGGGGCGCGGCCACCGAGGTGGCCATGGTCTCCGGGTCCGCCCCGGGCAGGGCCGCCTGGACCGAGATCGTCGGAAAATCCACCTGGGGCAGGGGCGATACCGGGAGAAGCCGGAAGGAAATAACGCCGGAGAGGATCAGGCCGATCGTCAGGAGCGTTGTCGCGACGGGTCTTCGTATGAAGGGCTCGGAGATGTTCATGTCTTCTCTTACGATGAACTCGTAGGGCAACCCTCGTGGTTGCCCCTGGCGGGCACAGTATGCGCTTTTGTTGCCCCTGGGCGGGCACGAGGCCCGGGGACCCCTACGTTCTTTTGAAACGCCTCGCCAGCCGGTCGAACCAGAGATAAATGACCGGCGTGGTATAGAGCGTCAGGACCTGGCTGATGACAAGCCCGCCCACGATCGAGATGCCGAGAGGACGCCGGAGCTCGGAGCCCACGCCGTGTCCCACGGCCAGGGGCAGCGCCCCGAGGATCGCGGCCATGGTCGTCATCATGATCGGACGGAACCTGAGGAGGCAGGCCTGGTAGATCGCTTCTTCCGGACCCTTGCCTTCCTTGCGTTCGGCTTCCAGCGCGAAGTCGACCATCATGATGCCGTTCTTCTTCACGATGCCGATCAGGAGGATGATGCCGATGATCGCGATTACGGAGAGCTCCGAGCGGAAGAGCATGAGCGACAGCACGGCACCAACACCCGCGGAGGGCAGGGTCGAGAGGATCGTGATCGGATGGATATAGCTTTCGTACAGCACGCCGAGCACGATGTACACGGTCACCAGCGCGGCAAGGATCAGGAGGGGTTCATTGGTGAGCGAGGCCTTGAACGCCTGGGCGGTTCCCTGGAAGCTCCCCCGGATGCTCGCGGGAAGCTGGAGCTCCCGTGCCACGTCCTCGACCGCGTCGACCGCCTCGCCGAGCGATGCACGGGGCGCCAGGTTGAACGACGTGGTCACGGCCGGGAACTGCCCCTGCCGGTTCACGACCAGCGGGCCAGTCGTTTCCTGCGCCGTGGTAATCGCGCCCAGGGGCACCTGTCCCCCGCCCGCGCCGCGTAGGTAGATCGACTGCAGCCCCCCGGGGCCCTGGTTAAATTCGGGCTTGACCGCGAGCACAACGCGGTACTGGTTCAGCTCTGTGAAGATCGTGGACACCTGGCGCTGGCCGAAGGCGTCGTAGAGCGTATCGTCGATGAGCTGAGGCGTGATGCCGAGCCGCGACGCGCTCGCCCGGTCGATGGCAAGCGCGACCCTGAGGCCCCGGTCCTGCTGGTCGCTGCTCACGTCGCGCAGCTCGGGGCGCTGGCGCAGCATGGCGACCACCCTGGGCGCGAGGTCGTTCAGCTCATCGGTATTGGGGTCGTCGAGGGTATACTGGAACTGGGTGCGGCTAACCCGCGCATCCACGGTCAGGTCCTGCACGGACTGCATATAGAGCGCTATCCCCTCAACCTTGTCGAGCTCCGGCTGGAGCCGCCTGATCACCTCGGTCGCGCTGGCGTCCCGCTTTTCGAGCGGCTTGAGGTTGATCAGGATGCGGCCGCTGTTCAGCGTCGTATTGGTCCCGTCGACACCGATGAAGGTCGAGAGGCTTTCGACCGCGGGGTCCTTCAGGATCACCCGGGCGAGCGCCTGCTGCCGCTCGGCCATTGCCGTGAACGAGATCGACTGCGGAGCCTCCGAGATGCCCTGGATGGCGCCCGTATCCTGGACCGGGAAGAAGCCCTTCGGGACGACGAGGTAGAGAAGCACCGTCAGGACCAGCGTGGCCGCGGCGACAACAAGCGTTGCCGTCTGGTGCTTGAGCACCCATCGCAGCGTTCTGCCGTACTCGGCAATGACCCGGTCGAAGAACTGCTGCGAGGCATGGTAGAACCTACCCTGCTTCTCCTCGGGCACGTGCTTCAGGATCCGCGCGCACATCATAGGGGTGAGAGTCAGCGACACGACTGCCGAGATGAGGATGGTTACGCCCAGGGTGATGGCGAACTCCCGGAAGAGCCGTCCGACCACGTCGCCCATGAACAAGAGCGGGATGAGCACGGCGATGAGCGAGACCGTGAGCGAAAGGATGGTGAAGCCGATCTGCTTCGCTCCCTTGAGGGCCGCCTGCTTCGGCGGCTCCCCTTCCTCGACATAGCGGGAGATGTTCTCGATCATGACGATAGCGTCATCGACCACGAAGCCCGTGGAAATCGTGAGCGCCATGAGCGAGAGGTTGTTCAGGCTGAACCCCACGAGGTACATGACCCCGAAGGTCCCTACGAGGGAGAGCGGAACTGCGACGCCCGGGATGGCCGTCGCCGGAAGGTTGCGGAGAAAAAGATAGATGACGAGCACGACCAGTGCCACGGCCAGCAAAAGCTCGTACTCCACGTCCCGTACCGACGCGCGAATGGTCGTGGTGCGGTCCGTGAGGATGGTGACCCTGATGGATGAGGGAAGCGCGCTCTGGAGCTGCGGCAGGAGCTTCTTGATCCGGTCGACGACCTCGATGACGTTGGCGCCGGGCTGCCGCTGGATGTTGACGATCACGGCGGGGGACGTATTGACCCAGGCCGCCTGGTTCACGTTCTCAGCGTCGTCGATCACGTCGGCCACATCGGACAGCCGCACCGGCGCGCCGTTCCGGTATGCCACGATCAGCGGCCGGTAGTCCTTGCTCGTCAGGAGCTGGTCGTTCGCGCCGATGATGTACGCCTGGCGCGGCCCGTCGAAGCCCCCCTTGGCCTGGTTGACGTTCGCGGCGGTGATGGCCGTACGCAAATCTTCAAGCGTGAGCCCGTACGCCGCCAGGGCCGTGGGGTTGGCGTGGACCCGGACCGCGGGGCGCTGGCCGCCGCTGATCGAGACGAGCCCCACGCCCGGGAGCTGGGAGATCTTCTGCGCGAAGCGCGTGTCCGCCATGTCTTCGACCTGCGGAAGCGCCAGCGTGTCCGAGGTGAGGGCCAGGGTCAGGATCGGCGTGTCCGCGGGGTT
This window harbors:
- a CDS encoding multidrug efflux RND transporter permease subunit — encoded protein: MNISEPFIRRPVATTLLTIGLILSGVISFRLLPVSPLPQVDFPTISVQAALPGADPETMATSVAAPLERQFGRIAGVAEMTSTSNRGSTSITLQFDLNRDINGAARDVQAAINAARGDLPSNLPANPTYRKVNPSDAPILILALTSDTTSRAQMYDAASSILAQKLSQVEGVGQVFVGGSSLPAVRVDLNPMAITKYGISLETVRNALASTNVNRPKGQVSRDDATWEIRTNDQLRGAEQYLPLVVAYRSGAAVRLADVANVQDSVEDVRAAGFVNGKPAVMVIVFRQPGANIIETVDSVRSLLPQLEASLPGSVRLSVVLDRTPPIRGSLHDVERTLLISGALVILVVFWFLRNLRATIIPAVAVAVSIIGTFGVMYLFGYSLDNLSLMALTIATGFVVDDAIVVLENVTRYREKGESPFQAALSGTKEIAFTVLSMSVSLVAVFIPILLMGGMVGRLFREFAVTLSAAITVSLLVSLTATPMMCATLLKPERKREHGALYRASGRMFDWMHGSYERSLRWALGHARLMLALIALTLAANVILFVLVPKGFFPEQDTGRIAGTIQAAQDTSFQAMQGKLLQIVDIIKDDPDVDYVIGFTGGGGGGGSTTNTGRMFISLKPFDKRKATAAEIITRLRRKLVSVPGAPAFLQPVQDLRIGGRISNALYQYTLQGENLAELNDWGQRVLQKMRTLPKLVDVSSDQQNRGLEATLMIDRATASRLGITPQLVDDTLYDAFGQRQVSITYTLLNQYHVVMEVDPRFWQRPDTLKDIYIPTSGGSQIPLSAFTHYEPTATSLAVNHQGQFPSITTSFNLAPGVALGEAVTSLESAKREMGMPVSIRGNFSGTAQAFKDSLVNEPLLVLAALVCVYIVLGVLYESYVHPVTILSTLPSAGVGAVLALMLFRTDLSVIAIIGILLLIGIVKKNGILMVDFALEVERREGKSPEEAIYQACLLRFRPIMMTTMAALLGALPLAVGHGVGSELRRPLGIAIVGGLIFSQMLTLYTTPVVYLYLDRFRIWFGRVRGEHRQRTKKGVPDAMT
- a CDS encoding MdtB/MuxB family multidrug efflux RND transporter permease subunit gives rise to the protein MNISRIFIERPVATTLLMIAILLAGAVAYKQLPVSALPEVDYPTIQVRTFYPGASPDVMASSVTAPLERQFGQMPGLTQMTSASSGGSSVITLQFSLDLSLDVAEQEVQAAINAAFTFLPRDLPTPPVYSKVNPADTPILTLALTSDTLALPQVEDMADTRFAQKISQLPGVGLVSISGGQRPAVRVHANPTALAAYGLTLEDLRTAITAANVNQAKGGFDGPRQAYIIGANDQLLTSKDYRPLIVAYRNGAPVRLSDVADVIDDAENVNQAAWVNTSPAVIVNIQRQPGANVIEVVDRIKKLLPQLQSALPSSIRVTILTDRTTTIRASVRDVEYELLLAVALVVLVIYLFLRNLPATAIPGVAVPLSLVGTFGVMYLVGFSLNNLSLMALTISTGFVVDDAIVMIENISRYVEEGEPPKQAALKGAKQIGFTILSLTVSLIAVLIPLLFMGDVVGRLFREFAITLGVTILISAVVSLTLTPMMCARILKHVPEEKQGRFYHASQQFFDRVIAEYGRTLRWVLKHQTATLVVAAATLVLTVLLYLVVPKGFFPVQDTGAIQGISEAPQSISFTAMAERQQALARVILKDPAVESLSTFIGVDGTNTTLNSGRILINLKPLEKRDASATEVIRRLQPELDKVEGIALYMQSVQDLTVDARVSRTQFQYTLDDPNTDELNDLAPRVVAMLRQRPELRDVSSDQQDRGLRVALAIDRASASRLGITPQLIDDTLYDAFGQRQVSTIFTELNQYRVVLAVKPEFNQGPGGLQSIYLRGAGGGQVPLGAITTAQETTGPLVVNRQGQFPAVTTSFNLAPRASLGEAVDAVEDVARELQLPASIRGSFQGTAQAFKASLTNEPLLILAALVTVYIVLGVLYESYIHPITILSTLPSAGVGAVLSLMLFRSELSVIAIIGIILLIGIVKKNGIMMVDFALEAERKEGKGPEEAIYQACLLRFRPIMMTTMAAILGALPLAVGHGVGSELRRPLGISIVGGLVISQVLTLYTTPVIYLWFDRLARRFKRT